A genomic segment from Segniliparus rotundus DSM 44985 encodes:
- a CDS encoding slipin family protein, whose translation MTTALPLIVFAFVLLGLTLLVASVRLVQQFEKGVVFRFGRLLPGLREPGLRVIVPFADRMAKVSLRTVVLGVPAQGAITKDNVTVTVDAVVYFRVVDPVKALIKVEDYERAVGQVAQTSLRSVIGGSELDILLSDRQRMNAELKAVIDAPTEGPWGLLIERVEIKDVSLPDGMKRSMSRQAEAERERRARVIAAEGEFQASEKLAQAAERMADTPGALQLRLLQTVVDVAAEKNSTLVMPFPVELLRFFDGPKEKNQQAPGTADHVGGYRLGEWLTAVNGKAPTLRAGQRQDESRQIAEPTALSLPAQ comes from the coding sequence ATGACGACCGCTCTTCCTCTCATTGTTTTTGCTTTTGTTCTCCTCGGATTGACACTGTTGGTCGCCAGCGTGCGACTGGTGCAGCAGTTCGAGAAAGGCGTGGTGTTCCGGTTCGGCCGGCTGCTGCCCGGGTTACGCGAGCCTGGTCTGCGGGTGATCGTCCCGTTCGCCGACCGGATGGCCAAAGTCTCCCTGCGCACCGTGGTGCTCGGCGTCCCCGCTCAAGGAGCGATCACGAAGGACAACGTCACCGTGACGGTCGACGCCGTGGTCTATTTCCGGGTGGTCGACCCGGTGAAGGCGCTGATCAAAGTCGAGGACTACGAGCGGGCTGTCGGGCAGGTCGCGCAAACCTCGCTTCGGTCGGTGATCGGCGGGTCCGAGCTCGACATCCTGCTCTCGGACCGCCAAAGGATGAACGCCGAGCTCAAAGCCGTCATCGACGCGCCGACCGAAGGGCCTTGGGGGCTTTTGATCGAGCGGGTCGAGATCAAAGACGTCTCGCTGCCCGATGGGATGAAACGCTCGATGTCTCGCCAAGCAGAGGCCGAGCGGGAACGCAGGGCGAGGGTCATCGCCGCCGAGGGCGAGTTCCAGGCGTCCGAGAAGCTGGCCCAGGCGGCGGAGCGGATGGCGGACACCCCCGGCGCGCTGCAATTGCGTCTGTTGCAGACCGTCGTCGATGTCGCGGCGGAAAAGAACAGCACCTTGGTCATGCCCTTCCCGGTGGAGTTGCTCCGCTTCTTCGACGGCCCCAAGGAGAAGAACCAGCAGGCCCCGGGCACCGCCGATCATGTGGGCGGCTACCGCCTTGGCGAATGGCTGACGGCCGTCAATGGGAAAGCGCCCACACTGAGGGCCGGACAACGCCAAGACGAGTCGCGCCAGATCGCGGAGCCGACGGCGTTGTCCCTGCCAGCGCAATAA
- a CDS encoding AAA family ATPase produces MPQTLLDTAAVAAVAHTPYADVAETHSGVVFLVGDRAYKLKKPIATAFLDFRRTEDRERACIREVELNRRFSPDVYLGVAHLTEPGGGPDEPVVVMRRMPEEARLSLLALGQADAKEGLGELARKLASFHRLARRSAQIDAEGTACATRRRWQANLTEIRGFAAAAEHGWLIDRVERLAADYLHGREPLFADRIAQRRIIDGHGDLIADDVFLLPDGPRVLDCLDFDDRLRFVDGADDAAFLVMDLEHLGRADLAGGFLGGYLAAAEDPAPRSLVDHYIAYRALVRAKVEFLRFEQGCDESRREARQHLAEASAHLERGAVRLMLVGGLPGTGKSTLANALAERVGAQVISSDLVRHELKTARMIAGELGQYASGLYSPELSSMVYQVMFERARDALSHGESVILDASWGAAGERERAQQLGRETDAAVVALRCTTPPDVAERRIAHRRAGFSDATADIARAMATDAGAWTQATDVDTSAPLETSAAAALAAWERAAQQIFARAESPHGDGPKPLPRRLSST; encoded by the coding sequence ATGCCCCAGACTCTGTTGGACACAGCGGCAGTCGCAGCGGTGGCGCACACCCCGTACGCGGATGTTGCCGAGACCCACTCGGGCGTGGTGTTCCTGGTGGGCGATCGCGCGTACAAGCTCAAAAAGCCGATCGCCACCGCCTTCCTGGACTTCCGCCGGACCGAGGACCGCGAACGCGCCTGTATCCGCGAGGTGGAGCTCAACCGGCGCTTCTCGCCCGATGTGTACCTCGGGGTCGCCCACCTGACGGAACCGGGCGGGGGGCCGGACGAGCCGGTCGTCGTGATGCGCCGGATGCCGGAGGAGGCCAGGCTGTCGCTTTTGGCGCTGGGCCAAGCCGATGCGAAGGAAGGCCTGGGCGAGCTCGCCCGCAAGCTCGCGTCCTTCCACCGCCTCGCCAGGCGGAGCGCTCAGATCGACGCGGAAGGGACGGCCTGCGCGACGCGCCGACGCTGGCAGGCGAACCTGACGGAGATCAGGGGATTCGCCGCGGCGGCGGAGCACGGCTGGCTGATCGACCGGGTCGAACGGCTGGCCGCGGATTATCTCCACGGTCGTGAGCCGCTTTTCGCCGACCGGATCGCGCAGCGCAGGATCATCGACGGCCACGGCGATCTGATCGCCGACGACGTCTTCCTCCTCCCCGACGGACCACGGGTCCTCGACTGCCTCGACTTCGACGACCGGCTGCGTTTCGTCGACGGAGCCGACGACGCCGCGTTCCTCGTCATGGACCTGGAACACCTCGGCAGGGCGGACCTCGCCGGGGGCTTCCTCGGCGGCTATCTCGCCGCCGCCGAAGACCCGGCGCCGCGTTCGCTGGTCGACCACTACATCGCGTACCGGGCGCTGGTGCGCGCGAAAGTCGAGTTCCTGCGTTTCGAGCAAGGCTGCGACGAGTCCAGGCGGGAGGCGCGGCAGCACTTGGCGGAGGCATCGGCCCACCTGGAGCGCGGAGCAGTCCGGCTCATGCTGGTCGGCGGCCTGCCAGGCACAGGGAAATCGACACTGGCCAACGCGCTGGCGGAACGAGTCGGCGCACAGGTGATCTCCAGCGACCTGGTGCGGCATGAGCTGAAAACCGCCCGCATGATCGCGGGGGAGCTCGGGCAGTACGCGAGCGGGCTGTACTCGCCAGAACTCTCTTCGATGGTGTACCAAGTGATGTTCGAACGGGCGCGGGACGCGTTGTCGCACGGCGAATCAGTGATCCTCGACGCGTCCTGGGGCGCTGCGGGAGAGCGCGAACGAGCCCAGCAGCTCGGCCGCGAGACTGACGCAGCAGTGGTCGCGCTCCGCTGCACCACCCCGCCCGATGTGGCCGAGCGGCGTATCGCGCACCGCCGGGCAGGTTTTTCGGACGCGACGGCGGACATCGCCCGAGCCATGGCGACAGACGCGGGAGCGTGGACACAGGCGACCGATGTCGACACGAGCGCGCCGCTCGAAACATCGGCCGCCGCCGCGCTCGCGGCATGGGAACGAGCAGCGCAGCAGATCTTTGCTCGTGCCGAAAGCCCCCACGGAGATGGACCAAAGCCTCTGCCTCGCAGGCTGTCGTCGACGTAG